aactctaattttaaattttaaatcaatacCGCTGTGATCAAGGGTGATATTAGCAAAAAACTTTGTTGATTACATTTGCTTTCATATGAACCTGGTGTTTAATTTTATGAAGCCAGGCTACTTTCTGTGATATTGTTTAATATGTAGCTTGATCTGAATAAAGTATTGTTGTAATTGCTTAGTTTTCTCTGTTTGATTTTGGATGTACAGATCTGATAGATCATAGAAAATTTTGGTCTACGACTGAtggaaattattttttaatacattaCTCTAACAATGTAGGCATTCATGTTTACaatgtaatttttcttttatggCAGGCCAATATGAGAATCTTGGTAACTGGAGGAGCTGGATTTATTGGCTCTCACTTGGTGGACAGGTTGATGGAAAATGAAAAGAATGAGGTGGATATGCATATGACAGGATTGCTTGTGCTGATAAACCAATCTAAAATATAGAACACAAAACAAGAAAGTAGTTCATTTGTAGTATTCATCATTGATGTTGTGTTTTTTCTGCATCTCAGGTGATTGTTGTGGATAATTACTTCACTGGTTCAAAGGACAATCTGAAGAGATGGATTGGTCATCCAAGATTTGAGCTTATCCGTCATGGTATGTTTATTCCCCTAATTCTTCTGttatgaatttcttacctcattTCTCACAATAATGTTATCTAGTTATGCTGTTGCAGTAGTCATGTAAAACTTTGTTTTCTCTCAGTGAGACCATGTTCTCTTTTTGTCGACTTGTTTATGTTGTTTTTTCCCTGTCCAGATGTGACAGAGACATTGCTGGTTGAGGTTGATCAAATATACCATCTTGCTTGTCCTGCTTCCCCGATCTTCTACAAATACAACCCTGTAAAGGTGAAAATATTTGTATTTCATTCTATTTCAGACCTGGAGAGATTCATATGTCTCCCAAAGCTCTTTAGTTCTGGGTGTTTTCTTTTCTTGTTTCGCAGAACTGGCTTTTACTGATATCCATGCCTTTGTCTTCTCTCTTTATCTGATGCTACTTTTCTTTAAAGCATTAACTTCCAATGCAATTTTGATGGTATTGAGTGCTGATCTAACTTGAACATATCTTCTGTGGCAGACTATAAAGACAAATGTCATCGGTACATTGAATATGTTGGGACTTGCCAAGCGAGTTGGTGCAAGGTTGGGACCTTTGCTCTGTTTCTATTTGAATTTGCCATATCTCTATACTTATTCTCTAATGATATGACAATGCTCGACAGGATTTTGCTTACATCAACTTCTGAAGTGTACGGAGATCCTCTTATGCATCCTCAGGATGAAACTTACTGGGGAAATGTCAACCCAATTGGTATCTACTCACTCTACATCTGATTTATTTGATCTACAAATGGTGATGAATGTTATTGCTTATTTTTAACAAGTATTGTTTCTGAGTTACTATTTCTTCATGTGCTTGTACTTATGCATTACAGGAGTTAGGAGTTGTTATGATGAGGGAAAGCGAGTTGCTGAAACTTTGATGTTCGATTATCACAGACAGCATGGGATTGGTAAGAAATTCCCCTGATCCCATCCTTGCCATCTTTTTGCTTTTGCATGTTGACCATAATGTGTTTAAATTAGTGCTTTGGGCTCTATTTTTTGTCTGAATAATGATGCTCTTGACAGAGATACGTATTGCTAGAATTTTTAACACCTATGGACCGCGTATGAATATTGATGATGGTCGTGTGGTTAGTAATTTCATTGCACAAGCAGTTCGGTACGTTCTGTTAGTTCTTACCTAATGTTTCACGTATATCTATTGTGTGATAGTTATTTATTGAGCACATCCCATGATgtctaatatatttttcatttcTATAGTGGTGAGCCATTGACCGTTCAAGCGCCTGGAACACAAACACGTAGTTTCTGTTACGTGTCAGACATGGTATGCAAGATTTGTCTATCCTTTTTTTAATTGTGAACAATAACAAAATCTTTCATTGCTGTGACTTCTATTTActtttattgtattttgattcatttttttgtttgttttgaagGTTGATGGCCTTATTAGACTTATGGAAGGAGAGAACACTGGGCCGATTAACATTGGAAATCCAGGTTTTTCTGAAAGATCTTTGAGAACATAGCTAGAATTGTCTTGTTTGTTGTGTTTTCACAACTGACTGGGTATTTTATTTTGTAGGTGAGTTTACTATGCTTGAGCTTGCAGAGACTGTTAAGGAGGTCAGTCATCTTAGTTTCCAACCCCATTTACTTCAAAACCAGTCTATTTGTTTCATTTTCAACTTTTGTACAAGACCTCAAAACAGAAGGAAACCTGTTACATATATTTTGCAAACTGAAACTATTGTGATTTTGCTTCTTTCAGCTCATCAACCCAGATGTGGAGATCATATCAGTTGAAAACACACCAGATGACCCTCGCCAAAGGAAACCAGACATCACAAAAGCCAAGGAGCTACTTGGTTGGGAGCCAAAGATCAAGTTGCGCGATGGCCTTCCACTCATGGAGGACGATTTCCGGACAAGACTTGGGGTCACCCGAAAGAATTGAACGGCATAGCTTACAAATGCAAATGAGAATGATGAAGATGCTGAGAAGAGCTGACATCTGGATAAGCCTCTTCTTCCCTACGGTTTTCTTTGTTTCATATATTATCTAGGAAAAATAAAAGGTATTAGGATCTTTTCTTGTTATCCAGTTATCTGAAGGATTTGGGGTACTTTGAATGGGTTCTGACAATATTAGGTTTTCATACAAAGATTATTTTGTTTCGTGAAAGAGTGCCTTTTTTTTTATGAAGAATATATTGATTTGGTCGTCTCCTGATGAGCCAGTTTTATCAGTTTGACTCTGCTTGTGTtgattcttttttgtttttttcgaTAACTTGTGATCAAAATGATACCGAGTTCGTTTATTAGATGAGAACACGGCACTTATTTGATGAGAACACAATTCCATAATCAGTTGCTCAAGTCTCAAAGGTTCAATAAGCTGAAACCGCTCCATAATGATGCCAAAATATTGAACAGTATGATAAATACCAacttaaagaataaatattcttaCAAATGATGCTACTCTGAGTATTGGAgatgaagaaaagaaaatattaaacaaaattgCTGAGGAAGTAGATGATTCCAGGAGGTATATCGTTTGTTAAATAAATTCACACGAAAAGAAAGACGTTTGAATTTGTTCTATGCTTCTACTGCCTGTTGAGCTTTGGGTGATTTCTCCTTTCTTTTAGCCCCCTTATTAGGTGATTCAACCCCATTTTCTACTTCCGTAAGGTTTTCAATCCTTGCAAACACTGGTTTAGGTTGGGCCATTACCTGACCCCCCTTTAGTCCACCCCACTTGGTCTCGCTCTGCAATTCAAAACTAAGTTGTTAGTTCAATTCAAAAGAGAGGCTTGCATTtatggaagagagagagagatacccAGGTTGCAGCATCAAACTGGTTCTTCGAGAACCCGAGCTGTGCATATATTCTCCAGCATAAACCTGGTGATATAGGAGATAATGCAATTGCTATAATCCTCATGGTTTCCAATATTATCACAAGGTCCTGCTCCAAAagacaaaatcataaatatattgCAACATTCGTCATTGATAATTCTGTAGAGACATGCTTGACCACCTTAACTCACTATATCTCATTGATGCACCTCCTTCGTTTAAAGATGAGAATCAACATTCATATCAAGATTTAAATATCTTTAAACTATCCGGTGTTCACGTAGGCACACAGACATAAATCTTTCTAGCTTATTGAATACTACTTTCTACTGCTATTTGAagcaaataaataataataaattgacATATCATACAAATAATCCAGGAAGACAACAAAATTCACAAGGTAAATGTGTAGCTTAAAAACCTTGGCAGCATCTTCAGCAGCAGCACCCCCTTGCTTGAAAAGAGACCATGGTGCTCGTTCATCCATGTAGGAGTTTCCAGCATTGCCAATCTCAAGCACAGCCTCGCAGGCTGACGAAAGTGAGAGATTTTCGTAATTTACTCGAGCTTTTTCAACCTGAATAAGTATTCAAAATGGAAAATCTTAGGACACCAGGCTTACGGTTATCTATCACCTAGAAAGGGATCCGCTTATCATACTATAGATCAATACTCTTATCTCACTAACCAAGCACTGAAACAAGACAGTAGTACTAAAATCCAGAGAGGTTGCTGATAAGTAGTAAATGTTAATGTATCTTACAACTACTAGGTTTACAAATGACTCATGGACTCCTATAGCTACTTGGACGATGCATTCAATTTTACCAATTTTTCTACATCACCCTTGAACTTCGTTCCTTCAGCTGCAGTACTTGAATCTGTAACCAAAGTTGATTGGCAGTTCTTCTTCAGAAGTCCTAGAGTACGGTTAAGAAGATTTCCTGCAAGGAGTAAGCAGCTTTAGAATCCAAACAATTATAACCCAACAAAGCAACCACAAATCATCCACCAGACTATAAAATACCAATGGTATTAGCAAGATGTGCATTCACAATATTGATGAAGCGTTCCTCTGAATAGTCTCCATCACTACCAAATTCGACCTCCCTCAAGAAGAAGTATCTGACTGCATCAGAGCCAAATTTGCTAACCAACTCATTTGGTTCAATTGTATTCCCTAAAGATTTCCCCATCTTCATACCATCCTATATTACAAATAAAAAGTGTTGCTGCATAAAGTGAAATCACATGAATGAGACAAAAATTAAGACTCCGACTTCTAACTTCCACAGCTAATTTAAATTTAACTTCCAAGGAATTATCCTTCCATCTACAATCATAAACTCCAGAAACACCACAATATATTATATGCAGCAATTCCCATGTGACATATCATCTTTATAACCAGAAACCAAAAACTATGTGCCATAACTCTAATAGCTCTCTGAGGATGTCTAATGGGAAACTTACATATGaagttattttataaaaaaaactataaattaCCACTAAAAGTAATACCTTTGTCAAGAATCCATGGCCAAACACCATCTTAGGAAGGTCTAGTCCTGCAGACATTAGCATAGCTGGCCAGTAAACTGCATGGAAGCGCAAAATATCCTGTAGACAAATAATTGATTACTATTATACAAAGTGAAGTTGTATACAAAAAAATGATGAATAAATAATTCACCACTACTTTTGAAAGtacagaataaaaaaaaatttaagaattCAGACAATTGCATATGATAACAACACACCATTACCAATAAAATAACATGCCATGTTAGTATCATCTAGCAAAGCTCATCCTCAagaatcttttttttttggaaaagaaaTGAAAATTTCGAAGGAATCTGATACACTGCAGTAGACTAGATAAAGAGATAAGAGGAATAGAGAGTGTTTTATTGATAGTCTGGGAAATTCGAGAGTCCCAGTTTCTCTCCAAGAGCCAAGGCTCAATACCGAACAAGAACAAAAGCATGCCTCCCCCTACACTCTTTTGCTATTTAATTACAAAAACATTCCTAATTAAACAGATAACAAATTGATACATTTCAAATCAAGATAGCAAATTGATTCCATATCCTTGATACATTACCAAACTTAGCTATTACCATAATCAGCCCCCGATTCATGCGCCTAATATAGGTGTGCCTAATTGGAGGTCTATCATTACCCCCCTCCCAAACTTTCACCTTGTCCACAAGGTGAAAATAAGGAAATTGCTGGACCATGGTGTCATAGTGTTCCCAAGTGGCCTCAAAGAGCGGTAGGTCCTTCCATTTGATGAGTACTTCCACTTCGCCGCTTCCATCAGCTTTGGTATTCCGAACACCCATAACATCCGCAGGTTCAACCAACAACTCCACATCAGGATTCAATTGTGGTGGCAACAATGGGGACAAGTGATGCACGCCATGGGCTCGCCGAAGCTGAGAAATATGAAACACTAAATGCACTGAAGAGGTGGCAGGTAATGCCAACTTATAAGCAACCTGACCAATGCGTGCGAGTACTTCAAAAGGCTCGTAGAAGTGAGGAGAGAGCTTTTCATTGCGCCTGGCAGCAATAGATTTCTGGCGGTAAGGCTTCAACTTGACAAATACCTTCTCTCCTACTTCAAAATGATCATCATGTCGCTTTTTATCCACCATTAACTTCATCTTCTGTTGGGCGCGGAGCAGATGCATTTTGAGGTCATCAAGTTGCACACCTCGTTCTTCTAACATTTCCTCAACCAAAGAAACTGGGGTGGAGCCGGACTTGTACCGAATGAGTGAAGGAGGATCGCGACCATAGAGAATCTGAAATGGTGTGTGTTTTGATGTCGCATGGAATGAGGTGTTATACCAATATTCTGCCCAAGCGAGCCAAGCCAACCAAGTTTGAGGTTTCTCTGAGGCATAGCAGCGCAAATAAGTCTCCAAACATCGATTAACAACCTTCGATTGACCATCTGTTTGCGGATGGTATGCGGTGTTGTGACAGAGCGTCGTGCCCTGGAGCTTGAACAACTCTTGCCAAAAATGACTCATGAAAGTCTTATCACGATCAAAAATGATAGATCCCGGAATTCCGTGTAGACAAACGATTCCCCGAACAAATACCTCAGCCACTATTTTAGCCGTAAAGGGATGCTTCAACGGAATGAAGTGAGCGTATTTGCTCAACCGAGATTGTATCCATACCATGTGAATGAGGCAATCCTTCTATAAAATCCATGGTCAAGTCTTCCCAAACCAAGGAGGGCAAAGCAATGGGCTGTAATAATCCAACAGGAGATATGGCTAAGGATTTGTGTTTCTGGCACACTTCGCAATTGCGCATCCATTCCACCACAGCCAGGAGATATGGCTAAGGATTTTTGTTTCTGGCACACTTCGCAATTGCGCACCCATTCCACCACAGCCATTCTCATTCCCAACCAGTAAAAATCGGATGCAATGCGTTTGAAAGTTTTATCCTCACCGGAATGGCCTCCCAGAGCAAAATCGTGGTATTCCTTGAGTATGGTGGGGATAAGAGAGCACGCTTTGGACAACATTAAGCGCCATTTATACCTCAATTGTCCATGGTCCAGGGAGAACCCAGCAGCGCGAGCCTTCCCTTGGTGTAAATCGGAAACGATTCTGCTTGCAAAGTCATCTTGTAGTAGCTCTTGGTGTAAATCGGAAACGATTCTGCTTGCAAAGTCATCTTGTAGTAGCTCTTGGAGTAATGCCTCCCAGTCAATTCCTTGTGACAGTAGTATATTATGACATTCCACCAGGTGGGAAACTCGGGATAGAGCATCGGCCACCTTATTGTTGGCCCCCGATCGATATTGGATTTCAAAATCATACCCCAGCAACTTAGCCGTCCACTTATGGTACTCGGGAGCCACAATGCGTTGTTCTAATAGAAATTTTAGACTCTGCTGGTCAGTGCGAACCACAAAACGCCGCCCAAGCAGATAAGGTCGCCATTTTTTAATGGCAAAGACAATGGCTGTCAACTCCTCATAAATCGGCTTGGCTCGGGCTTGAGGCCCCAAAACTTGACTGTAAAAAGCCACCAGTCGTTGTTCCTGTATTAACACAGCACCCACTCCGTAGCCGGACGCATCGGTCCCTACTATGAACGGCTTGGTAAAATCAAAGAGGGCTAAAATCAAAACAGTGGTCATAGTGTGTTTGAGGGCATCAAAAGCTCCATCCAAACTGATCCTTCTTCAACTGTTCGGTGAGGGGCCATGCAATCACACTATAGCCTCAAACAAACTTGCGGTAGTAACCAGTAAGCCCTAAGAATCCTCGCAGTTCCTTAATGTTCCTCGAAACAGGCCAATCTAACATAGCCTGTACTTTTGCTTGGTCGGCTACCACTCCCATACCTGAAATGATGTGACCCAAGTACTCCAATTTTGCCCTTGCAAATAGACATTTTTTGAAATTCGCATAGTTTAGGTTTGGACAAAATTTGTAAAACCGTGGATAAGTGGGCAACATGCTCAGTGATATTACGACTgtaaatgaggatatcatcaAAAAAATACGAAAACAAAACGACAAAGATAAGGGCGAAAAACCTCATTCATCAAGGATTGGAATGTGGCCGGGGCGTTGGTGaggccaaaaggcatgactaGAAATTCATAGTGACTCTCGTGAGTGCGAAAAGTGGTCTTGGGCACGTCGGTAGGTTGAACCCGAATCTGGAGGTAACCAGATTTTAGGTCGGGCTTGGAGAAGATGGTAGCGCCATGAAGTTCATCCAACAACTCATCTATGACCGGAATGGGAAATTTATCAGGAACCGTCTCACGATTAAGGGCCCGATAATCGACACAAAACAGCCAATTGCCATCTTTCTTCCAAACAAGCAATACCGGACTAGAAAATGGGCTCACACTCGGCTGGACAATACCGGCTACCAACATTTCCCCAACCAACTTTTCGATCGCATCTTTTTAAACTTGAGGATAACAATAAGGACGTACACTAATAGGAGATGCACCTTCCTGTAGAACAATGGCATGCTCTTGTCCCCGTAACGGTGGAAGTTCCATGGGCATGTCAAAGACTTCCTTGGCCGTAGTTAACACCTAGATTTCTTGGGGGGTGCTGGAAGGATCATCAGGCGGTACGGCCACTGCCCCAAGCTCAATGAGCAGGGTGTCCTTCATGTTGAATGGATCGCATCATTGTTTTAAGGGACACAAGCATTTTATGGAGGGCGGGATCACCTTGCAACAGAACTGTGTTATGACCCACCGAAAACTTCATGGCATGAGTCTTCCAATTGATGTGAGTGACCCCCAGAGTTTCCAGCCATTGAATGCCCAATATGATATCCGTATTTCCCAAATCCAAGGGAAGGAAATCCTCAACAATGTCAATGCCTTGTATGGTCACGCCGATGCCCCGACAAATTCCTTGAGTTTGAGTAGCCTTTCCCATGCCCAACACCACGCTGTACAATGTCATTGTCGTAATAGGGAGCCCTAATTTGCGAATAAGGACATTGGAGATGAAGTTATGAGTGGCCCCACTATCAATCAAGACGATCACTGATTGTGTCCCGACGTGGCCAACGAGCTTTAGTCTTCGGAGAAGTGGGGCCAACAACATAATTTAGAGAAACTTCCACGACCTGATTTTCCAACTGCTCATCAACTGTGTTGGAAGCAAGGTGTGCGTCCTCAACGGCGTCGTTGTGAACATCGTCGGCAAGCAAGTCTTGTAATATAATGACTAGAAGTTCCGTCCGTGTGCAGCGATGGTCGGGAGGGTACTTCTTGTCACATTTGAAACACAAGCCGTGCATTTTGCGTTGTTGAAGCTCTGATTCTGACAGTCGGCAGAACCCGAACCCCGTAGTGTGACTATCCTCAGCAATTGTCGTAGTTCTGGGTGGAGGAGTTGAGTTTAGTGGGCCCGTATGCGTCCCACTAAAACAAGAGAAGGGTACTCTCATGGCTGGTTTAGCTCTATGTTGGGCCAATAATTTAGTCTCCACATGTTGGGCCAATTCCATGGTCTCCTCAAGCCCACTAGGGCTCAATACAGTAACCTCATGTCCAATTTCAGATAATAGCCCATTAATAAAAGTGGATTCCAATACCTTCTCAGAGAGACCCTCCAAAGAAGACGCAAATAGCTCAAATTGCTTCCGACAATCACGTACAAAGCCAGTTTGCTTCAAGGCCAAAAATGCACGATACTTTGAGCCATCGGGCAGAAGCCTGAAGCACCGCACCATCTACCGCCAGAGATCGGCCCATGACACAAATAGACAGCGACGATTCTCCCACTGGAACCAGATCAGCACCTCTCCTTCAAGGTTGGTAATCGCAGTCTCAAGGCACTCGGCATCAGTCAAACGGTGTAGAGAAAAGAAACGTTCAGCCTTCAAGACCCAACCATCTGGGTTGTCGCCGTCAAAGGAAGAAAGCTCGATGCGGCGAGGACGTATATCCCATCTCGGCGCCGGGGCGGGAGTGTCCCAAGAGCCTCTGCCTCTTGGGCCGACAGTCATACCCGACACCAACGAAGAGGGAACGGAGTCCACGTGAGGGGCTAGCTTGGATGCCGAAGCCTAGGTTCGATCAACTGTCGTCGGTTGCACCTGCCGCTCCGCCTGGGCTGTCATAAAGGCGTCCAACCGACTAACCAAGGCAGCAACGTTGTGCTCTAAAACAGGTAGCCGCTGCAAGTCCTCTTTGATGATAAGCAACTCAGATTGGACGGTTGAGAGGAGACCTTCAACTGCTTCCACCTGAGATTCCATCTAGGTCACAATGGAGTTCGAAGACAGACGACGCCAATTGATACTCTGCAGTAGACTAGATAAAGAGATAAGAGGAATAGAGAGTGTGTTTTGTTGATAGTCTGGGAAATTCGAGAGTCCCAGTTTCTCTCCAAGAGCCAAGGCTCAGTACAAATCAAGAACAAAAGCATGGCTCCCCCCTACACTCTTGCTATTTAATTACAAAACATTCCTAATCAATCAGTTAGCAAATTGATTCCATATCCTCGATACATTACCAAACTTAGAAATTACCATAATCAGCCCCCCCATTCATGCGCCTAATATAGGTGTGCCTAATTGGAGGTCTATCAGAATCATATAGTTGTGAGCTATTACAAGTATGGAAATGACAAAAAATATCACACCTTTCCAATCAAGTGCAGTGTGGCAGGCCAACCCAATGATACAGATTTTTGTAAAGTAGGTTCCTCTGTGTCCTCTGAAAGGGCTGATATGTAGCTGTTTCATTAAAATTGTAAACATATTCATTAGTAGTTTACTGAATGCAATACCTCATCTacgaaaaatatatatttttattattaaataacaaaaacttttattaatgaccaaataacaaaaattaaaagaaagagaACGATAAGGTATcctcaagaaaaacaaaaagaaagaaaaaaaaaataaaccacACAAGCACAtacaaaagttatgaaataaaTTTCAGCAGTTCATGACACAGCACAACAACATTTATGAATAATATTTTTCGgaaaatatatatgtgtgtgtatgacAGCAGTCAATAATTTTCAGCTATTTGGGAATTGATAAGACTAATATTAATATGTTTAGGATTTATATAAGAAAGAAGTTTTACCCCAGCAAAGCATCAAACCAAACATATATAGTTTGCTTGCTGTCATTAGGAACAGGGATGCCCCAATCCACTGATGCTCGGGAAATGGAAAAGTCCCTCAGGCCACTTTTAATCCAAGTTTGCACCTTGATAAAAGAATATTTGAAATTTAGTTTCTCCCTTGATAaaacaaaattattaaaaaattatagaaCAAACTGAAAGTCTATAATGATTCTAAGATAGACTGCATTTGGGGTGTGGGTAGCGTGGTTTCAATATCATCTAACAAGAGAACCAATCACATATTGGTTTTGCACTATAAGTCGAGAAGATTGTATCCCTCTAAAATCATCATCTGacaaaaaagaaaacatatcaaTTTCTGCAAGGAATTTGTAGATAATTTTTCCATTTCATTTTGTTGAATGATTTGTCATTTAAGTCCAATATAAAAGCAAAGGGTGTACTGTAGATGTTGTGAAGTATCATTAACTGTATTAGACCTGAGCAAGGGAGTCAACTGGCTTGGGTAGCAAGGCACGACAGGAGCAATATCCCTCTACCCAAAGGATGTCAATTCATTTATATCATCCTTTTGCTACTACTCCTAAAGGGCTTCTTAAAGTATGAAGGTTTCATATATCCTCCACTACTCCTAAATTGAGAGCCTCAACTACTAATATTATCCAAACAACATcaatgcatgattattaaggaaaacAGGCACCTAAATTTTCAATTGcagaaattttaaaattattgttTTGGAAACCAATCATCTGTGAATTCTTTTCTCCTAACTTCTGACCTCATTTAGACGAAATGAGGGCTTCACCATATCTGATGTCAAAATTTCTTCCAACCTTTTTTGATACTTTGACAGTGCAAAAAAGTAATTATCCTCTTTTCGTGCAACACATGGCTTTAGGTGTGTAGGGCAACAATTGTTCTCTAACAGTTCTTTCTCATCCTGCAGACGACACAAAGCTAACCGTGTGAATAAGGCTATGTACAAGGCATTCATACATGTACACACGGCAATGCTGAACATATGTATGTTAGACTATACTGAAGAAGAAAAAGCAATAAATATACAACAATAACAAACAATTCACATCATTAATGATCTTATCTCGTACTATAATTACTGAAAGGCAATTTAAAAGaacattatatgtatatataaatatacatattaaataattatttttataattttaaactaagATGAAAAACAAATCCACCTTATACTCTTCACAGTTGATACAATAGAGCCCCTCATAGTCTGCACGGTAAATGTCACCATTGGCAAGAACTCTCGAGTAGAACTCCTTCACTATAGATTCATGTTTGGGATCAGTTGTCCGTATGAACTTGTCATAAGCTATGTCTAACTGTTAAAAAAAAGGGAAAGACATCCATTTGAGTACTTAACAAAACAAATTACCCATGGAGCACTCAGCCAAACAAATGTAAAACAAGGACAAACATTGTGAGTATTCAACGAAAAAAGCCCCATAGAGCTAAAGGTAAATTCGAATTATCAGCTCCAGACATTACATCTTCCCATAGTTTCTTGTAAGCTTGGGAAACGACGTCGCAATGTTCCTTCGGACTGGAACCAGCGGCGGCGGCAGCGGTGGCAATCTTCTCGCCATGCTCGTCCGTACCGGTCACAAATATAACTTTCTTCCCCAACAGCCTCTGAATAATaggggaaaaaggaagaaaaaaaaaaacacttcaaaaattcaaaatttgatacCAAAAAGCTTTTTTTTACTCACCCTTTTCATTGATATGTAAAAGTAAAGTACCTGAAATCGGGCAATGGCATCAGCGGCGATGGTAGTGTAGGCGCTGCCCATATGGGGAGGGGCATTGACGTAATAAAGCGGAGTGGTGAGGACGAAAGGGTCCGGTACGCCTTCATTGAGTTCTTGAGCAGTATTGTTACTGGCGGCGCTGGAGAAAAACACTGCTCGGTGTGAAAACGAAGACGGAATATTCCGGCGAAAG
This genomic interval from Humulus lupulus chromosome 8, drHumLupu1.1, whole genome shotgun sequence contains the following:
- the LOC133798437 gene encoding methionine--tRNA ligase, chloroplastic/mitochondrial; this encodes MAAAARVNCSSLQNTLCFLNPLHYSLNSKANHLRTRLHFRRNIPSSFSHRAVFFSSAASNNTAQELNEGVPDPFVLTTPLYYVNAPPHMGSAYTTIAADAIARFQRLLGKKVIFVTGTDEHGEKIATAAAAAGSSPKEHCDVVSQAYKKLWEDLDIAYDKFIRTTDPKHESIVKEFYSRVLANGDIYRADYEGLYCINCEEYKDEKELLENNCCPTHLKPCVARKEDNYFFALSKYQKRLEEILTSDMVKPSFRLNEVQTWIKSGLRDFSISRASVDWGIPVPNDSKQTIYVWFDALLGYISALSEDTEEPTLQKSVSLGWPATLHLIGKDILRFHAVYWPAMLMSAGLDLPKMVFGHGFLTKDGMKMGKSLGNTIEPNELVSKFGSDAVRYFFLREVEFGSDGDYSEERFINIVNAHLANTIGNLLNRTLGLLKKNCQSTLVTDSSTAAEGTKFKGDVEKLVEKARVNYENLSLSSACEAVLEIGNAGNSYMDERAPWSLFKQGGAAAEDAAKDLVIILETMRIIAIALSPISPGLCWRIYAQLGFSKNQFDAATWSETKWGGLKGGQVMAQPKPVFARIENLTEVENGVESPNKGAKRKEKSPKAQQAVEA
- the LOC133798438 gene encoding UDP-glucuronic acid decarboxylase 6-like codes for the protein MAKEASNGNSNVTTKPPPSPSPLRNAKFFQANMRILVTGGAGFIGSHLVDRLMENEKNEVIVVDNYFTGSKDNLKRWIGHPRFELIRHDVTETLLVEVDQIYHLACPASPIFYKYNPVKTIKTNVIGTLNMLGLAKRVGARILLTSTSEVYGDPLMHPQDETYWGNVNPIGVRSCYDEGKRVAETLMFDYHRQHGIEIRIARIFNTYGPRMNIDDGRVVSNFIAQAVRGEPLTVQAPGTQTRSFCYVSDMVDGLIRLMEGENTGPINIGNPGEFTMLELAETVKELINPDVEIISVENTPDDPRQRKPDITKAKELLGWEPKIKLRDGLPLMEDDFRTRLGVTRKN